The sequence ATGATTTATTTTGCAATGACTGTTATACTGGTTGTTTTCCTCAAAATAGCCGGCCTTCCGATTTTTGATTCTATGCTCAATGCTTTTTCTGTTGCAGGAACAGGAGGATTCTCAAATATGAATGCAAGCATCGGTGGGTACAACAATATCGCTGCCGAGATCATTATGACGGTCTTTATGTTTTTGTTTGGAATTAGTTTTTCATTATACTTTGCTTTGCTTGGCAGAAAATTTGAAAAATTTATAAAAGACACTGAATTAAAAATATATTTTGGAGTTGTAATAGTATCGATTCTTATAATTACGATCAATATTTCCGGGCTTTACAACGGAATTTGGGAAGCATTACGGCATTCATCTTTTCAGGTTTCATCCATCATATCGACAACAGGATTTGCAACCACGGATTTCAACCTGTGGCCTACTTTGAGCAAAAGTATATTGGTTTTTTTAATGTTTACGGGGTGCTGTGCCGGTTCCACAGGTGGTGGTATGAAACTTATAAGATTTATTATCCTTTTTAAAGCGGCGAAAGTCGAGTTGGATAAAATCTTTCATCCCGGAAGCGTAAAAGCTGTGTCGATTAACGGGAAGAAAATAAGCAATGATATTGTGTTTAAGACTTCCTTATTTTTCTTTATTTATTTCGCAATTTTCTTTGTTTCGCTTCTTCTCATATCCATTGACAACAAGGATATTGTTTCGAGTGCAACAGCGGTGATTGCTTCATTGAGCAATGTAGGCCCGGGACTCGGTACTGTCGGTCCCACAGGAAACTATGCCGCATTTTCCTCTTTTTCAAAGATTGTTTTTTCGTTTTGCATGATTGCAGGACGACTGGAATTTTTCCCGGTACTGGTTTTGTTCACTCCGCATGTTTGGAAAAGGCGAGTGATAAAATAAAGTATCCGGGCAGTAAAATATATTTTTTGAACAATAAAGAATTTTGCCATCTTTTAAGTCCGACGGTATAATTTTATAGATATGAATAAAATAATGATATTAAATAATGATGTCAAAGGTGAGGATATGATATTTAAAAGGTCATTTAGGTTGAACAGAGGGTATGAAGTCCGGCTTCCGGTTTTTATACCGGTTTACAGGCCCGGCTTTTCAATCAATACACTTGAAGCCTGGCATGGGGAGCCTGAAATTGAGGCGTGCATGGTAAATGCCTTTTTGTTGTACAAAGATAAGGAAAAGAGAAGAATGTTTGAGGAAGGAATGGACTTGCGTCAGTATGTCGGAGGGTTTGAAGGCTTATTATGTACAGATTCGGGCGCATTCCAGGGTTTTAGAGGTTCGGTTTATCTGAACAACAAGGAAATTGTAAAATTTCAGGATATGATTAAGACAGATGTTGCTGCTCCGCTGGATTTGGTAACTCCTCCCGGAGATAACAGAACTACTGCGGAAAAGAAGTTGATATCCACTCAAAAAAGGACGCAGGAAGCGCTTAAACTGGTTAATTACTCGATACTGGCAGGTATCCAGCAGGGAGGAAGATTTCTTGATTTGAGGCAAAGAAGCATCAGAGAATTAATGCAAATGGGAGTTAGATATTTTGGACTGGGAAGTTTAGTACCTTTTTTCAATAAAAACCACGATTTAAAGTTCGTTGGCAAGGTTATAATGGATGCCAGGGAGGCAGTGGGGGAAGAGTACCCGATTCATGTTTATGGGGCCGGTGATCCTCTGGAGATTCCTTTTTTGGTTTACTTTGGAGCAAATATATTTGATTCATCTTCATATGCCCATTATGCCAATTCAAAATTTTATATGACCCCATATGGTGCGGTCAATCAATTGGAGCTACTTGAGCAAATAGGTTATGTTTGTAATTGTCCGATTTGTTCTTCTCATGGAGCGGAAGAAAATGTTATGAGCAATACAGAAAATCTTTCAGCCCATAATTTGTGGACTATTTGTCATGTTATAGAAGAAATCAGATTTGCATTGGACAATGATACGCTGGAAAAAATGATTTCCGACATTCTCGAAAAACATCAATTAATATTTCCGGGAAGTATGCTTAAGAGTTCTTTTATTGAATTAACGGGCTGATTAAGTTAATTGAAAAGATTAAGAACAATGGTTCTGCTCCTTTTAATGTAATACTTAAGGGAGATAAAATCATGAAGACAATAATAATTGGAATTAATTCAAAATATATACATTCATCTTTGGCGGCATGGTACCTTAAGGCGTCCTGTGACGAGCAGTGCGGGGAAGTTAAGGTCATGGAGTTTACAATAAATGACAATTCGGAATATGTCCTTTCCCGTATTTACGCTGAAGGGTGCGATGTGGCTGCTTTTTCCTGCTATATCTGGAACATTGGTTTTGTCCTTAAGCTGGCTGAAAATTTGAAAATGGTTCTGCCCGATGTGAAGATAATACTTGGCGGACCGGAAGTCTCCTTTGACCCTCATGATATTTTG comes from Acetivibrio thermocellus ATCC 27405 and encodes:
- a CDS encoding tRNA-guanine transglycosylase, which gives rise to MIFKRSFRLNRGYEVRLPVFIPVYRPGFSINTLEAWHGEPEIEACMVNAFLLYKDKEKRRMFEEGMDLRQYVGGFEGLLCTDSGAFQGFRGSVYLNNKEIVKFQDMIKTDVAAPLDLVTPPGDNRTTAEKKLISTQKRTQEALKLVNYSILAGIQQGGRFLDLRQRSIRELMQMGVRYFGLGSLVPFFNKNHDLKFVGKVIMDAREAVGEEYPIHVYGAGDPLEIPFLVYFGANIFDSSSYAHYANSKFYMTPYGAVNQLELLEQIGYVCNCPICSSHGAEENVMSNTENLSAHNLWTICHVIEEIRFALDNDTLEKMISDILEKHQLIFPGSMLKSSFIELTG
- a CDS encoding TrkH family potassium uptake protein; its protein translation is MNYRLIFKLIGNVLRIEALFMLFPLLVSFIYGGGDHPAFLWSILISAAVGTILAKLNPKDKNFRVKDAFVVAGFSWIFLSLFGALPFYFSGYFNSFVDCVFESISGFTTTGSSILTNVEVLPKGILFWRSFSHWIGGMGILMFMIAVMPSINASSVNLLRAESTGPAPDKIVPRIQETAKIMYMIYFAMTVILVVFLKIAGLPIFDSMLNAFSVAGTGGFSNMNASIGGYNNIAAEIIMTVFMFLFGISFSLYFALLGRKFEKFIKDTELKIYFGVVIVSILIITINISGLYNGIWEALRHSSFQVSSIISTTGFATTDFNLWPTLSKSILVFLMFTGCCAGSTGGGMKLIRFIILFKAAKVELDKIFHPGSVKAVSINGKKISNDIVFKTSLFFFIYFAIFFVSLLLISIDNKDIVSSATAVIASLSNVGPGLGTVGPTGNYAAFSSFSKIVFSFCMIAGRLEFFPVLVLFTPHVWKRRVIK